The following are encoded in a window of Bradyrhizobium guangdongense genomic DNA:
- a CDS encoding lysylphosphatidylglycerol synthase domain-containing protein encodes MLEAIRRAMTFLRQKQILHKLGVVISVAVIGIACYVLYHMLRGIDVNEVIEAIKSTEPSQIAMAGLFVAAGYFTLTFYDLFAVRAIGHSEVPYRINALAAFTSYSIGHNVGASVFTGGAVRYRIYSAYGLNAIDVAKICFLAGLTFWLGNAAVLGLGISYHPEAAASIDLLPPWLNRTIAMMIIAALVGYVVWVWTQPRVVGRGPWTVVLPGGPLTLLQITIGIIDLGFCALAMYVLVPDEPNLGFVVVAVIFVSATLLGFASHSPGGLGVFDAAMLVGLWQMDREELLGGMLLFRVLYYLSPFVISVILLTFREVIIGARSKRLQQAALKLDPGPPPEAAYVRKRSDGGA; translated from the coding sequence ATGCTGGAAGCCATACGCAGGGCGATGACGTTTCTGCGCCAGAAGCAAATCCTGCATAAGCTTGGAGTTGTGATCAGCGTCGCGGTCATCGGCATCGCTTGCTATGTGCTCTACCACATGCTGCGCGGCATCGACGTCAACGAGGTGATCGAAGCCATCAAGAGCACCGAGCCGAGCCAGATTGCGATGGCAGGCCTGTTCGTCGCTGCGGGCTATTTCACCCTGACCTTCTACGACCTCTTCGCGGTGCGTGCGATCGGCCATTCCGAAGTGCCCTACCGCATCAACGCGCTCGCCGCCTTCACCAGCTATTCCATTGGCCACAATGTCGGCGCATCCGTCTTCACCGGCGGCGCGGTGCGCTATCGCATCTATTCGGCCTATGGCCTCAACGCGATCGACGTCGCAAAGATCTGCTTCCTCGCCGGCCTCACCTTCTGGCTCGGCAATGCCGCCGTGCTCGGCCTCGGCATCTCCTATCATCCCGAGGCCGCCGCCTCGATCGACCTGCTGCCGCCCTGGCTCAACCGGACCATCGCGATGATGATCATCGCCGCGCTGGTGGGATACGTGGTCTGGGTCTGGACCCAGCCGCGGGTGGTTGGACGCGGCCCCTGGACTGTCGTGCTGCCGGGTGGCCCGCTGACGCTGCTCCAGATCACGATCGGCATCATCGACCTCGGCTTCTGCGCGCTCGCGATGTATGTGCTGGTTCCGGACGAGCCCAATCTCGGCTTCGTCGTGGTTGCCGTCATCTTCGTCTCGGCGACCCTGCTCGGCTTCGCCAGCCACTCGCCCGGAGGGCTTGGCGTGTTCGATGCCGCCATGCTGGTCGGCCTCTGGCAGATGGACCGGGAGGAGCTGCTCGGCGGCATGCTGCTGTTCCGGGTGCTCTATTATCTCTCCCCTTTCGTCATCTCTGTAATCTTGCTGACGTTTCGCGAGGTTATCATCGGCGCTCGATCGAAGCGCCTGCAGCAGGCGGCCCTCAAGCTCGACCCCGGCCCACCACCGGAAGCCGCTTATGTCAGAAAGCGCAGCGACGGCGGCGCCTGA